A single Xiphias gladius isolate SHS-SW01 ecotype Sanya breed wild chromosome 22, ASM1685928v1, whole genome shotgun sequence DNA region contains:
- the celf3b gene encoding CUGBP Elav-like family member 3, which translates to MKEADAIKLFVGQIPRNLEEKDLKPIFEQFGKIYELTVIKDKYTGMHKGCAFLTYCARESALKAQSALHEQKTLPGMNRPIQVKPADSEGRGEDRKLFVGMLGKQQSDEDVRRLFEPFGSIDECTVLRGPDGTSKGCAFVKFQGHAEAQAAINSLHGSRTMPGASSSLVVKFADTEKERGLRRMQQVASQLGIFSPMTLNYPAYNAYTQALVQQQALVAQSAYLSPVATVAAVQMQQMAALNANGIIATPITPITPSSGTNTPPTIAATPVPALPPPIGVNGYSSVPAPTNGQQATETLYTNGVHPYQAQSPAAALDPLQQAYAGMQHYTAAYPAAYGLVGQPFPQQPTLVAQQHQQPQQQQQREGPEGCNIFIYHLPQEFSDSEMLQMFLPFGNVISAKVFVDRATNQSKCFGFVSFDNPASAQAAIQAMNGFQIGMKRLKVQLKRPKDANRPY; encoded by the exons ATGAAGGAGGCCGACGCCATCAAGCTGTTTGTGGGGCAGATTCCCCGGAATCTGGAAGAGAAGGACCTCAAGCCTATTTTCGAGCAGTTTGGCAAGATCTATGAGCTAACTGTGATTAAGGACAAATACACTGGCATGCACAAAG gATGTGCGTTTCTGACGTACTGTGCGAGAGAGTCGGCACTGAAAGCCCAGAGTGCTCTACACGAGCAGAAGACACTACCAGGG ATGAATCGGCCAATCCAGGTGAAACCAGCTGACAGCGAGGGCAGAGGAG AGGACAGGAAGTTGTTCGTGGGCATGCTGGGAAAGCAACAGAGCGATGAGGATGTCAGAAGGCTGTTTGAGCCTTTTGGCAGCATAGACGAGTGTACTGTCTTGAGAGGACCTGACGGCACCAGCAAAG GGTGTGCTTTTGTAAAATTCCAAGGACACGCTGAAGCCCAGGCTGCCATCAACAGCTTGCATGGAAGCCGCACAATGCCT GGAGCATCATCCAGTCTGGTGGTAAAGTTCGCTGACACAGAGAAGGAGCGGGGGCTGAGGAGGATGCAGCAGGTGGCCTCCCAGCTCGGCATCTTCAGCCCCATGACCCTCAATTACCCTGCCTACAATGCCTACACGCAGGCG CTTGTCCAGCAGCAGGCCCTGGTTGCCCAGTCAGCATACTTGTCTCCTGTGGCAACAGTTGCTGCCGTACAGATGCAGCAGATGGCGGCACTCAATGCCAACGGAATCATTGCCACACCCATTACACCCATCACACCATCCTCGG GTACAAACACTCCACCAACTATTGCAGCAACGCCTGTGCCAGCTCTCCCTCCACCAATAGGAGTGAATGGTTACAGCAGTGTGCCAGCCCCGACCAATGGACAACAAGCAACAGAAACACTATACACCAATGGAGTTCACCCATATCAAG CTCAGAGTCCAGCAGCAGCCTTGGACCCCTTACAGCAGGCGTACGCAGGCATGCAGCACTACACAG CGGCATACCCTGCTGCCTACGGATTGGTTGGGCAGCCGTTCCCCCAGCAGCCAACACTGGTTGCCCAGCAACACCAGCAACcccagcaacagcagcagagagaag gtCCAGAAGGATGTAACATCTTCATCTACCACCTGCCCCAGGAATTCAGTGACTCTGAGATGCTGCAGATGTTCCTGCCCTTTGGCAATGTCATCTCGGCTAAAGTGTTTGTGGACCGGGCCACCAACCAGAGCAAATGCTTCG gtTTTGTGAGTTTTGACAACCCCGCCAGCGCTCAGGCCGCCATCCAGGCCATGAATGGTTTCCAGATCGGCATGAAAAGACTGAAAGTGCAGCTCAAAAGGCCCAAAGATGCCAACCGCCCATACTGA